GCGATCAGCCATCATCTGCGCAACCTCGAAGATACGCTCGGCACGCCGCTGTTTCGCCGGGTGGGGCCGCGCATGATCCCGACCAGCGCGGGCGCGCGGCTGGCCGAGCGGGTGCGGCTCGGCCTTGCGGAGATCGACGACGCCCTCACGGAAGCGCGGGCAGGCGACCGTGGCGGCGCGGTGCGGCTCGAAGTCAGCGTGATGTCGGACCTCGCCGGCAACTGGCTGATCCGCCGGCTCAACGGCTTCGCGGCGCAGCAACCGCACATCGAGCTGATGCTGCGGGTGCATGCCCAGCTCGTACCGCCGGATCCGTACACCGCCGATCTGGGCATCTGGCACAAACGGGTCGACGAGCCGGGTTTCGTCTCTCACAAGCTGATCGACGACCAGTTGATTGCCGTCGCCAGTCCGTCGTTGCTGGCGCAGATTCCCAATTTCCGCGTCGCCGATACCCGCAAGCTGCCGATGCTGCGCTTCGCCCACCGTGCCTGGCGCGACTGGCTGGAGGCCGCCGGCTTGCCCCTGCAGGAGCCGACGTTCGGCCCCATCTTCGACAATCCCGACTCGTTGCTGCAGGCGGCCATTGCCGGTCAGGGCGCCGTGACGGCGCGGCGCCTGCTGGTGCGCGATGCAATCGAACAAGGCACGCTGGTGCAGATCGGCACGGTCTGCGTGCCGGCAAGCCTCGAGTACTTCGTGAGCTGGCGCGAAAACCATCCGCGCGAAGCGGAGATCCGCGCGTTTTATGAATGGATGCGCGAACAACTGGTGAGCTGAACGGATCAAGGCCGTCGAATGAGGCTCACCTTGGTCTTCA
Above is a genomic segment from Paraburkholderia phenazinium containing:
- a CDS encoding LysR substrate-binding domain-containing protein, translating into MAKPLPPLQALRALEAASRHRSFTRAADELNLTHSAISHHLRNLEDTLGTPLFRRVGPRMIPTSAGARLAERVRLGLAEIDDALTEARAGDRGGAVRLEVSVMSDLAGNWLIRRLNGFAAQQPHIELMLRVHAQLVPPDPYTADLGIWHKRVDEPGFVSHKLIDDQLIAVASPSLLAQIPNFRVADTRKLPMLRFAHRAWRDWLEAAGLPLQEPTFGPIFDNPDSLLQAAIAGQGAVTARRLLVRDAIEQGTLVQIGTVCVPASLEYFVSWRENHPREAEIRAFYEWMREQLVS